Within Anopheles nili chromosome 3, idAnoNiliSN_F5_01, whole genome shotgun sequence, the genomic segment CGAATACTTGTGTGGGACGTACTGTCCTTTGGAACTTTGGTGAGTAGCGTTTTTCCATACCTGGAGCTAACATCCGCTTTCACGTGGGAGCTCTGACCGGTTGCTGGTAATGGTGATGAGTGTGCGCATATTACGATATCGTTCGGTGTATCGGTGGGGGTATAATTTTGTAATACTATCAGTTTCGTGTACAGTCAGCTATGCACCATTTCCCAGGcttcgtttttctcttttattttcctcacGGGAATAGGCGATTTCCAATTCCATTTGTAATTTCCATTGTGCCAAATTTGCATATTAATATACATCACTCGGAAGGTAATTGGAAACGGAGCTGCTATTTCAGGGGTTATATGTAATTTGAGCTTTTCACACGCTTTGACCAAACTGTGTTTACAATTACGTTTCCGTGAAATTCATGATGAATTTCATATTAAAAAAGCAGGGAAtgaatttgtaaaatattttatcaaaaataattttcatttcttatGTAATAGACACGTACCATTTAAGCTTGTGATTCTTTTTAAGAATGCTTATAAAAGTTAGAAATGCGTACATACCGTTTACTATTTAGGTCCATTTTCTTCTGCGCTTCGTAGACTTTCTTAAAGCGCTGTTCCAACGTTTCCACTCTCTTTTTGACGATGAATTTTATGCGAAAAAGCTCACCGTATCGCATGCCCGGCCACAATGAAACGAATGTATGATATTTGTCTCGATAATTCGATTCGTACGTGGGACGTACCGCAGTAAAGGATCATCGCAAGTGCTCTGGCGGGGCGTATCATACGCTCCCGTACCACATCCCGATCATTCTGCACCGTTCCTGGCGCTAGCACAGGTGCGACCACTTCCCACGGGCTACGATACCGCGTATGCAAATGATAAGGACGAGCCGGGGCTTTGGTGTTTACCGAGCAAATGGTAGCTTGTTGGCAGTGGATAATTCAATAACCGTATTCAAACGGCATTTCTGGGACCGGGCTGCCTTTGCGAGCTGAGCTGCCAGTGACTTGATTGCATGCATGATTGAAACCCGGACTGGCTGCGTCTTGGCCTTTCACCTGCAATCGGTTGGCTTTCTTTTCTATTGACTCTCACAACGGAAGTTAATTGTGTTTGCTCGGGGTGATTGAATCTCCGGCTATAAATATCGGCTTCCCGAGCACATTGTCGAGCCTGCTTTGATCTCAtcgagcggtgtgtgtgtttgtgtgcattgcAGATTTACGGAAAATCAACCAAACGTGGCTGTATGATCGCAATGATCGGAGGTGGTGCACGGAATGTTATTCTGCTCTTACAGGCGAGTGTTCTACCGTTCAGCCTGTGGACGCTTGCAATCAACGGACAACATTCTGCTGCTGAATCATCTACTGCCGCAGCCGTAGGAGCATTGCTGAAGCTCATCGGGACATCTCTGAAAGTAACTGCCTTTGTAGAATGCTGGGATGAAGGTACGTAGCCGAATTGCGGGGGAAAACTAAATTACAATTCCTAAGAATATCCATTTGTTATCATCATACAATCAGATGAAAGGCTTGAGTTTGCAAAAATCAGTCTTCAAAGTGGTCAGCACTTTTGGCAATTCGTGAGTTCAAAAGACGCACCCGTTGGAGAAAATGGCGACAGGAAAGATGCCTTAAATCAATGGTATTCCACGCTCGATGCTGACATTGAAAGCCACCAatcgctggtgctggtggatcTACGATGCAATCAATCGATGCGCCTGTTGAGAGAAGCAGGACAGCGCCTTTATTTGAATTACCGTTGGTTAGTAATGGATTCACGTAGAATCGATGGTAACGTGGTGCCGAATTCATCTGAGCACACGCTGGACGTTCTGCGCGATCTGCCGGTTTTAGTGAGCAGCGAGATTTTCGTGATGGTTAGAGACGACGATGGATCCTTGAACTTCATGCAAGGTACATTTCTTGCGTCTTTCGATTGGAATTTGCAATAGGTTTATGGATGTTTGAATGTGTCTTTGCAGTTTATAAAGTGAGCAAGGATGCGGAGTTGCGAACGGAAAACTATGCTGTGTGGCGTTCGAATTCTaccaacggtggaaaaatgaccGATTTACGCGTACAGAAGGTCACCTCGGTTAGGCGTAAGAACCTGTACGATCACTTTTTGCGCGCTTCCATGGTAATCACCAATCCCGACACGATCAACCATCTAACGGACTACAAGTAAGTGCTTTAAACGAGGCTAACATGGGTTTTGCAAGGATTTGTCGCACATTTTTCTCCAGAGACAAACACATCGATACGATTACGAAGGTGAATTACATCTTGACGAACTACTTGGTGGCGTACCTCGGGGCACGGGTCAATTATTCGCGTGTCTCAACCTGGGGTTATTACAACAGCAGCACTGGGATGTGGGACGGTATGATAGGAGAGCTGGTCCACAATACAGCTGATTTGGGTGCTTCGCCGCTGTTCTTTACAACTGATCGAATCGCGGTCATCGAGTACATAGCCATGACGTCCGAAACGCGCTCAAAGTTTATCTTCCGTTCACCGAAGCTTTCGTACACGGATAACGTGTTCGTGTTGCCGTTTGATGATGTAAGCTTTTCTACTTTTACTCCTTCATGTTCGTGTAGCAGATGCGTGTTTGagagtgttttatttcacattttagAAAGTTTGGTGCTGCGTAATTGCAGTAATCGTTGTTTCTGCCTTCCTGCTACTCGTCACACTGTGggtcgaatggaaaataaagtCCCGAAGCGGCAATAAACCTACTCAAACACCTGCCGATGGCTCAGTCATGCCTGTCAGCCTTCGCGAtacgttgctgatgatgtACGGAGCTTCCTGTCAGCAGGGTTCGTCCGTTCTACCACGCAGCTTTTCAGCCCGCACGATCACGATGCTGTCGTTCACGGTGCTGATGTTTTTGTATGCCAGCTACTCGGCCAACATCGTCGCCTTGCTGCAGAGTCCGTCGAGGAAAATTCAAACGCTTGATGATCTGCTAACGTCGCGGCTCAAGTTCGGTGTACACGATACGGTCTTTAATCGGCACTATTTCA encodes:
- the LOC128724892 gene encoding ionotropic receptor 75a-like; this encodes MIGGGARNVILLLQASVLPFSLWTLAINGQHSAAESSTAAAVGALLKLIGTSLKVTAFVECWDEDERLEFAKISLQSGQHFWQFVSSKDAPVGENGDRKDALNQWYSTLDADIESHQSLVLVDLRCNQSMRLLREAGQRLYLNYRWLVMDSRRIDGNVVPNSSEHTLDVLRDLPVLVSSEIFVMVRDDDGSLNFMQVYKVSKDAELRTENYAVWRSNSTNGGKMTDLRVQKVTSVRRKNLYDHFLRASMVITNPDTINHLTDYKDKHIDTITKVNYILTNYLVAYLGARVNYSRVSTWGYYNSSTGMWDGMIGELVHNTADLGASPLFFTTDRIAVIEYIAMTSETRSKFIFRSPKLSYTDNVFVLPFDDKVWCCVIAVIVVSAFLLLVTLWVEWKIKSRSGNKPTQTPADGSVMPVSLRDTLLMMYGASCQQGSSVLPRSFSARTITMLSFTVLMFLYASYSANIVALLQSPSRKIQTLDDLLTSRLKFGVHDTVFNRHYFTHATERTRRALYEQKIRRPYGPDAFIALEQGIERIRHGLYAFHVEQGVGYKVISETYQEDEKCGLQEIQYLQVIDPYYAIQKNSSYKEMIKIGLFRLNEHGIQYRENAKLYTKKPTCSGGGGKFVSVSLVDVEPAVWIILWGGGLAVGFFVVELIYSRALPRLMKGRTE